GAAAGATTAATTCCATATTCTCCATTGATTCCTGATTTTCCAAATTCAATCTCTTGCTCAGTAAAATAATAAACCCGTATGTCCATAGATTACTCGTAATTAAGGCAACTAGATACATAGATGATTGAGTGAGCGTTGCTGCGAATGGACTACCCGCAGAAGGGGATATAATTGTCACCAAGGTTCGCATAAGAAAAAACAATGCATTGACTATAAAAACGAATGCTAGGAAGTTTGTGGATCCCCTGAGTGCGCGTATTCGATAATGTATGAGTGCATGAGTGGATAACAGAGATAATACGACGATAGCGATAGATACGGTTACTCGCCTGGCTATAAGATTATCATTTAGATAGGTGAAATGAAAAGTTATAAAACTAAATAGGAAACTTACAATAAGGAGTAAGCGACTGTTTTCCTTTTTTCCGAAGAATCTTAGAATTCCAACGTAGTAAAAAGTAAACGTGGCTAAGAATAGTATATTGTTTGCTACAGTGGCAAATTGTCGTAAACCGGTAGCATCTCTTAGATAATTAAAGGCAAATGCAAATACTCCAAAGACACTTCCTATTGTCCACCAACCCGGACCTTGAAAAGTTCTATCTATACGCATTTGCACTGAAAGGACAATAGCTTGCATTAGAATCGTAATGCTCATTATGATTGCTAATGTATGAATGTCAATGTTCATGAAAGAACCTCATCCTTTTCTATATACTAATAGGATTGGAGTAAATCAATGTAAAATAAAAAAAATAGAGGAAAAATGATGTTAGATGCTAGTGAATTTAAAGGAAGAGAAGAGTGAATAGTCAGGAAAATATTGTAGAGTTAAACTGTTTACTGTCACCTCATTCTATCGTTTTATTGCTATATAGACCTCTCACGGTGAAGATGTTCGAGGTGACAGTAAAAATCCTTAATTGTATCTACAATCTTGCAACTAAGTTTGCATTTTATACAATTAAGGATAATAAATCTTATTCGATAACGCTATCTTTTACGAGAGAGTCTAGAGAATGTTTTTCTTTTGGAAGTTTTGCTAGGTCTGGAAATTCATATCCTTCTTTGTAATGAGCTTTGTCTTTTGGATCAAAGAAGTGTTTGTATTTGTCAGAGTATCCCCAAACATAAACAGACTTGGCTGGATTTTGTCCAACTACAACGTATTTAGGAGAGATATATCCCTCTTTGCCGTCGATAGAGATATGAATGGACTCTTTTGCAACCCATTTATGATTTCTATATCCGCTTGCTGTTCCTACTGTGCCTTTTTTTACATCAGCAATTTTCTTTGTTAGCTCAGCATCAGAGTAAAGTGCCGAATCCCAAGTAACCTCAGCTTTCTTTCCACAGGAAACGAAAGCTAAAATGAATGTAACTAAAATAATTTTTTTCATGCGTATTCCTCTTTTATTGATGATGAGCCAAAGATTTTTCTAATCTAGGATCGCTAACCGGAATCATCTTAGAAGACTCCATACTTTTTAATACTACGAATCCGAATAGACCTACAACTCCGATAGTAACTCCAAGTGTAACACCGAAACCTGCAATGTTGAAATGCTCGAAATTGCTTGGGAATACAATCCAATAAAGTTCAATCATATGAGCTACTAGAATCCATATAGCAACTTTGTATAGGAAATTGATGTCGCGCTTGTTAGGGCGATTGAGTAGCAAGAAGAATGGAATAATGAATTTGATAAATGGAATCGCATAAGAAATTCCTGCCCAACCACCCATCAATCTTTGCTCAAACCAAAAGGTTTCTTCCGGTAAGTTTGCATACCACATTAACATAAACTGGCTAAAACCAACATACGCCCAGAATACACAAAAGGATAACATGAATTTACCTACGTCATGGATGTGGTTTTCATTGACTGCGTCACCAAAGTAGCCATTCTTTTTAAGATAAAAGATTGTTACTGCAAGAGCGGAAAGCCCTGTTTGGTAAGCACCGGCAAATATATATACTCCCCACATAGTAGAAAACCAATGAGGTGTAAGAGACATGAGTAAGTCAAAAGCTACTACGGAAAAAGAAAGTGCGAAGAATAGAATAAATCCTCCCGCTAACTTTGCGTTTGTGCTAGTGTGAGCAACATCTTTGTCTGTATCTTGTGCAACAGAGTTCTTATGAAATAAGAATCCGAACAAAGACCAGATACCAGCAATCACAATGAGTCTTCCTATGAAGAACGGAGTGTTTAACCATCCACTTTTGTGTTGGATTAGTTTGTCTTTCATGATTTCAGGATTGTCTGTGTGAGACCATTCATATAAATCATGTGTTCCAAATATAACTAGAACGGCTAATAAGACTAAACCTACAGGAAGGAATTTTCCGAAGTTCTCAGTGATGCGTCTAATAGTGACTAGCCAATGAGCCCCGGTGATATGACCGATTGCAGTAAAGAATACACCGGTAATTGCAATTCCTAGGATGAACATAGTAGCAACAAGGAGAGCCGACCAAGCAGGATTTGAATGTGCTCCTGGATGTCTTGCTTCAAAGTGTAAGCCAAAGAAGCCTCCCACAAAACTTACGATTCCAATTAGAATCATAAGAAAAAGAGCATTACGAGTGCTACTGTTGAGTTTAAAAGTAATCAGATTTTCTTGGATTTCTGCTTTCATAAGTTACCTATTTGTTTGCAGGAGCTTTTGCTTTTAGCTCAGCTTCTTGCATTTTTCTAATGTATAAAATGATTTTCCATCTGTCATCCGGTTCAATTTGTGCCGCATAACTAGCCATTAACCCGCGACCCATAGTGATGATATGGTAAATCTGTCCATCCGTCCATCCTTGGATTTTTGCACCTACAACACTTGGAGGTCTTATAGAAAATTTAGGATACGGTCCTACAACGTTTCCATTTCCTGCTCCTGCAACCCCATGACAAGGAGAGCAGTAGATTTGGTATCTGCTTTCTCCTCTTTGGAAGTTTGCAAGAGTTGTTTTAGAAGGATAAGGATTTTTTAGTCCTTGTTCCTTTGTCATTTCATCAGGAGTTGCAATGTCAGCAAATTCATACGGAAAGTATCCAACAGGGACGGTTCCCTCTGGAGGAAGTCTTCTTCCGTATTCATTGTGGTAAGCATCTAACTCTTGCGATTCTCTTGCAGGAGAATCATACATGTCAGGAAAAAATTCCAACACTGGTTTCTTGTATTCGCAGTTAAAAACCGCGATTGATAAGAAGATTAAGATAAGTAAATTCTTGTGATTCATATTTAGCCTTTTACTACGGTCACGTCAGTCGCGCCCAAAGATTTGATAAAGTTGACTGTATCCGCTTCCTTGTATCCGGGTGCGGAAGAAGGAATCCAAAGTGCAAACTTGTGACTGGTAATGTCTCTGTGTAAAATCTTTCTTCCCACAGTAGGAACACGCGAGAAGAAAAACAATGCAAGTGCAGAGCTAACTCCCGCCATGAAGATAGTCATTTCGAAAGTAACAGGAATAAACGCAGGCCATGCGTTATACGCCTTACCTGAAAAGTTAAGAGGCCAGTCTACTGCGTGGGTTAAGTATTGGTAGCCGAATCCAAATGTGGAGCCAACTAAACCCATTGCAAACGTAATCCAAGGGATCCCGGATCTTGGAAGTCCCATTGCTTCATCTAATCCATGAACAGGAAACGGTGTAAGACAATCAAAGCCAGTATAATTTTTCTTGTCTCTAGTCTGTCTTGCTGCTTCTAAGATTTGCTCGGGCTCATCAAAAAGCCCGAATACTCCAGAAGAAGTTTCTTCGTAAAAATGAAATTGTTCTTTTCTTGGTAAATACATTTTAATGATGACCTCCCTTTGTAGGCATAATGCTCTTAACCTCAGCGGCAGCAATCACAGGAAGGATTCTACAGAAGAGTAAGAAGAGTGTGAAGAAAATTCCAAAAGAACCAATGAGCATCGCATAATCGAAAATAGTCGGCACATAAAGCGCCCAGCTTCCAGGAATAAAATCTCTGTGAAGCGTCATAACGATTACAAATCGCTCAAACCACATACCGATGTTTACAAAAATAGAAACGATAAACATTACAGGAATACTTGTTCTGAGTTTTTGAAACCAGAACACTTGTGGAGATAAAACGTTACAGGAAATCATGATCCAGTATGCCCACCAATAAGGACCGAATGCACGGTTGACGAATGTAAACCCTTCGTATTCGTTTCCTGAATACCAAGCAATAAAGAACTCAGTAGAGTAAGCGTAACCAACCATAAGACCGGTTACCATGATAACTTTGTTCATGTTCTCTAAGTGTTTCATTGTAACGTATTCTTTTAAGTTGAACATTTCGCGAGCGATTACCATGAGTGTTACCACCATAGCGAAACCAGAAAAAATAGCCCCAGCAACGAAGTATGGCGGTAAGATTGTTGTATGCCAACCAGGAAGTAGGGAAGCCGCGAAGTCAAAACTTACGATTGTATGCACCGATAATACTAACGGTGTAGAAAGTGCTGCTAAAATCATAGATACCATTTCTAGGTGAGACCAAGCCTTGTTAGACCCGACCCAACCAAAAGACATTGCATCATAGATTGCGTATTTGAATTTGTTTGTAGTTCTATCTCTTACAGTTGCTATATCGGGGATAAGACCAATATACCAGAAAATGAGAGAAATACTGAAGTAGGTTGATACTGCGAAAGTATCCCAGATTAAAGGAGAACGGAAGTT
This region of Leptospiraceae bacterium genomic DNA includes:
- a CDS encoding SH3 domain-containing protein — translated: MKKIILVTFILAFVSCGKKAEVTWDSALYSDAELTKKIADVKKGTVGTASGYRNHKWVAKESIHISIDGKEGYISPKYVVVGQNPAKSVYVWGYSDKYKHFFDPKDKAHYKEGYEFPDLAKLPKEKHSLDSLVKDSVIE
- a CDS encoding cytochrome c translates to MNHKNLLILIFLSIAVFNCEYKKPVLEFFPDMYDSPARESQELDAYHNEYGRRLPPEGTVPVGYFPYEFADIATPDEMTKEQGLKNPYPSKTTLANFQRGESRYQIYCSPCHGVAGAGNGNVVGPYPKFSIRPPSVVGAKIQGWTDGQIYHIITMGRGLMASYAAQIEPDDRWKIILYIRKMQEAELKAKAPANK
- a CDS encoding DUF3341 domain-containing protein, with the protein product MYLPRKEQFHFYEETSSGVFGLFDEPEQILEAARQTRDKKNYTGFDCLTPFPVHGLDEAMGLPRSGIPWITFAMGLVGSTFGFGYQYLTHAVDWPLNFSGKAYNAWPAFIPVTFEMTIFMAGVSSALALFFFSRVPTVGRKILHRDITSHKFALWIPSSAPGYKEADTVNFIKSLGATDVTVVKG
- the nrfD gene encoding polysulfide reductase NrfD gives rise to the protein MTVAIKEKLGIVPLVEGNKSYKQVTEDILKPTESFPTKVWWTAFALALTVTLVDIGIIGYLMYEGLYILGINNPVGWGFFIVNFVFWIGIGHAGTLISAVLHLFRQEWRTGINRAAEAMTIFAVMVAASELIVHVGRPWLGFWLFPYPNERGPLWVNFRSPLIWDTFAVSTYFSISLIFWYIGLIPDIATVRDRTTNKFKYAIYDAMSFGWVGSNKAWSHLEMVSMILAALSTPLVLSVHTIVSFDFAASLLPGWHTTILPPYFVAGAIFSGFAMVVTLMVIAREMFNLKEYVTMKHLENMNKVIMVTGLMVGYAYSTEFFIAWYSGNEYEGFTFVNRAFGPYWWAYWIMISCNVLSPQVFWFQKLRTSIPVMFIVSIFVNIGMWFERFVIVMTLHRDFIPGSWALYVPTIFDYAMLIGSFGIFFTLFLLFCRILPVIAAAEVKSIMPTKGGHH